The Arachis duranensis cultivar V14167 chromosome 2, aradu.V14167.gnm2.J7QH, whole genome shotgun sequence genome has a window encoding:
- the LOC110278191 gene encoding uncharacterized protein LOC110278191, whose product MGLNDAVIPDGDEDIADGRLHEGSFDDGSEFNEFLKDGNEKLHEGSKCTKLEFIIKLYHIKVLCRISDKAMTMILNLLRDTFGGIQLPSSFYLAKQVICKLGLEYTKIDACPNDCMLYLDDNPDNVQDTCKYCGISRWSPKKKKKKQAAKVLRYFPLKPRLKRLYMCSKTAEHMQWHNSAPARDGLLRLPRDGQAWKDFNATHTLFAEEPRNICLGLATDGFNPFGALSSTNSVWPVFLIPYNLPPWMCMSHTSFILSMIIPGKKSPGNKIDVYLQPLIDELKNLWNDGVETFDSSSGNTFRMHAALMWTISDFPGLGMLSGWNTHTGLACPTCNFDSFPCYLRHSSKWCFMGHRRFLGRNHRFRLNRFCFDKSTEEHGPPKKLSGFDILEQQEDVEARD is encoded by the coding sequence ATGGGATTAAATGATGCAGTTATACCCGATGGAGATGAAGACATCGCAGATGGAAGATTACATGAGGGCTCCTTTGATGATGGTAGTGAGttcaatgaatttttaaaagacGGAAATGAAAAGTTGCACGAGGGCAGTAAATGCACAAAGTTGGAGTTTATAATTAAATTGTATCACATAAAGGTTTTGTGTAGAATAAGTGATAAGGCCATGACTATGATattgaatttgttgagagatacATTTGGTGGAATACAGTTGCCTTCTAGTTTTTATTTGGCCAAGCAAGTAATTTGCAAACTTGGCCTGGAATATACTAAGATAGATGCTTGCCCAAACGATTGTATGTTATATCTAGATGACAATCCAGATAACGTACAAGACACATGCAAGTATTGCGGTATATCTAGATGGAGccctaagaaaaaaaagaaaaagcaagctgCAAAAGTTTTGCGATACTTTCCACTGAAGCCAAGgttgaaaagattatatatgTGTAGCAAGACGGCTGAGCACATGCAATGGCATAATTCTGCACCTGCAAGAGATGGATTACTGAGACTTCCAAGGGACGGCCAAGCGTGGAAGGATTTTAATGCTACGCACACTTTGTTTGCCGAAGAGCCACGAAATATTTGCTTAGGTCTTGCAACTGATGGTTTTAATCCCTTTGGAGCCTTGAGTTCTACTAATAGTGTTTGGCCTGTGTTCCTGATTCCATACAATCTTCCACCTTGGATGTGTATGAGTCACACTTCGTTCATCTTATCAATGATTATTCCAGGAAAGAAGTCTCCAGGAAATAAGATAGATGTGTACTTGCAGCCCCTTATAgatgaattgaaaaatttgtgGAATGATGGTGTGGAGACCTTTGACTCATCATCTGGAAACACATTTAGAATGCATGCAGCTCTTATGTGGACAATAAGTGATTTTCCTGGGTTAGGTATGCTATCTGGTTGGAACACACACACCGGTTTAGCTTGTCCCACTTGTAACTTTGATTCTTTTCCTTGTTATCTCCGTCATAGTTCTAAATGGTGCTTCATGGGTCATAGACGTTTTTTGGGAAGAAATCATAGATTTAGACTGAATCGTTTTTGTTTTGACAAAAGCACAGAGGAGCATGGTCCACCTAAGAAGTTATCAGGTTTTGACATTCTTGAACAACAAGAGGATGTTGAAGCACGAGACTAG
- the LOC107474450 gene encoding uncharacterized protein LOC107474450 — protein MHIEKNVCDNILYTLLNDKAKSKDNLKARKDLKEIGIRHDLWPSDNGSYHLSLFSLTRDTKKLFLSALKNVVLPDGYSSNISRCVDEGQKKIFGLKSHDCHILLEELLPIAVRHLLPDHVTAVLAEFGSFFKILCGKSLSNSELDKLQQRIVVVLCQLEMLFPPSFFTVMVHLTVHLVDEAKLGGPVHYRYMYPIERELGHLKSHVRNRAQAEASIAEGYLAEECLTFCSRYFEDIETRFNRARRVCDDPLDKGCSKSCLFPPVGKAGSSGTIFTLNEKQKLQAHRYVLLNCPAVKDYVNEFREYIRRSSKGRRPNPTDIEKRVFKEFVSWFEKRIMNPDTIEQLSIDIKFLARGPLSNATRYSACKINGCTFRTIAREEGLRTQNSGVYLTSSTPCVAS, from the exons ATGCACATTGAGAAGAATGTGTGTGATAACATTTTGTACACTTTGCTTAATGACAAAGCAAAATCAAAGGACAATCTCAAGGCACGGAAAGATTTGAAAGAAATAGGCATAAGGCATGATCTCTGGCCAAGTGACAATGGATCATatcatttatctttattttcactaACACGTGACACCAAGAAGCTATTTCTTTCGGCATTGAAGAATGTTGTGCTACCAGATGGATACTCAAGTAATATTTCGAGATGTGTGGATGAAGgacagaaaaaaatttttggattaaAAAGTCATGACTGTCATATTCTTTTGGAGGAATTGTTACCAATAGCAGTTCGTCATTTGCTGCCGGATCATGTTACCGCAGTATTGGCTGAGTTTGGCTCATTCTTTAAGATCCTTTGTGGGAAAAGCTTAAGTAACTCTGAACTTGACAAGCTCCAACAACGCATAGTGGTCGTCCTTTGCCAGTTGGAAATGTTATTCCCTCCATCATTCTTTACCGTCATGGTTCACTTGACAGTCCATCTAGTAGATGAAGCAAAGCTCGGAGGTCCAGTGCATTATCGATACATGTATCCAATTGAGag ggAGTTAGGCCATCTAAAATCCCATGTGCGGAATAGAGCACAAGCAGAAGCATCTATTGCCGAAGGATATTTAGCTGAGGAATGTCTCACTTTTTGTTCTCGCTATTTTGAAGATATAGAGACAAGGTTCAATAGAGCTAGACGTGTATGTGATGACCCGCTTGACAAGGGATGCTCAAAATCTTGTCTCTTTCCGCCGGTGGGTAAAGCAGGGAGTTCTGGTACAATTTTTACATTGAATGAAAAGCAAAAGCTACAAGCCCATAGATATGTGTTACTAAATTGTCCAGCCGTCAAGGATTATGTGAA TGAATTTAGAGAATACATAAGAAGAAGTTCAAAGGGAAGGAGACCGAACCCCACAGACATAGAGAAGAGAGTATTTAAGGAATTTGTTTCATGGTTTGAAAAACGA ATAATGAACCCAGATACCATAGAACAGTTGTCTATTGACATCAAATTTTTAGCACGAGGCCCCTTATCAAATGCAACGAGATATAGTGCTTGTAAAATAAATGGTTGCACATTTCGAACTATTGCTCGTGAAGAAGGTTTGAGGACACAGAATAGTGGAGTATATTTAACCTCTAGCACACCATGTGTTGCAAGTTGA